CGTGTACGTGTTGCCCGTCACCATCAGCTCGATCGCCTTGGCTTTTCCGACGACGCGCGTGAGGCGGGTCGTGCCGCCCGTGCCGGGGAGGACGCCGAGATTGACCTCGGGAAGTCCGATCTTCCCCGCGTCCTTGCGGGCGATGCGGAGATCCGCGGCGAGCGCGATCTCGAGTCCGCCGCCGACCGTGTGTCCGTTCAACGCCGCGATGACGAGCTTCGGGGTGTGTTCCAGACGCAGGAGCGTTTCGTTGGCGTGCAGGCAGAAGTAATACTTGAACTCGGGCGTGACGGCGTTGAGCATGTTGATGTTCGCGCCCGCGGAGAAGAACTTGTCCCCCTTTCCGCGGAGCACGATGACGTGCGCGGCGTCGTCGAACCGGGCGCGGAGGATCGCCTCGTCGAGCTGCCGGTTGAAGGCGTACGTGTAGGTGTTCGCGGGGGGATCGTCCATCTCGATGACGGCGACTCCGCCCTCGTTGCGGTAGTGGATCAGCTCTTCGTCGAACTCCGTGGCGGTCCATTCCCGGCTCCGGGAGCGTTCTTTGTCGGTGACGGTGCTCATGGGCTTCCTCCGATCCGAAAGATATCAGAGGGGCCGCCGACGCGGCCCTCGGTTCTCAGCGCGGCTCTCGTTCCTTCGTGGGATCGACCCAGCCGGGCTGCCGGCCCGGCCCCCGTTCGAGCTTCCAGATCGGAACGCGCCGTTTGACGTTCTCGATCGCCTCCCGGCACGCGGCGAACGCGTCGGCCCGGTGCGGCGAGACCGCGACGATCGCGACCGACTCGTCGCCCACCCGGAGAGGGCCGATTCGGTGCCGGATCAGCGTGCGGGTCTCCGGGAAGGCGGCGGCGAGCTCCCGCTCGATCGCGGCGAGCTCCCGCTCGGCCATTTCCCCGTAGGCGGCGTACTCGATCGATTCGACGGGGAGACCTTCGTGGTGGTTCCGGACGACCCCGACGAACGACGCGATCGCGCCGTCGGAATCGCGGCGCGCCTCCGCGATCAGGTCGGCCAGGCGAAGCGGCGCCGCGGTCAGCCGCGCCATCATCCCCCCGCGATCGGAGGGAGGAACGCGACCTCGTCCCCCTCGGCGAGGGGACGGCCTCCGGAGACGTACTCGCAGTTGACCGCGACCGCGGGCATCGAGCCGTACCGGGCGAAGTGGGGAACGTGTTCGCGGAGCTTCTCCCAGAGCGCGGCGACGGTCGTTCCCTCGTCGACCTGCCGGAGCTCCTGGTCGACGCCGACGGCGTCCCGGAACGAGGCGAAGTAGAGGAGGCGG
This window of the Thermoanaerobaculia bacterium genome carries:
- the moaD gene encoding molybdopterin converting factor subunit 1 — encoded protein: MRVRLLYFASFRDAVGVDQELRQVDEGTTVAALWEKLREHVPHFARYGSMPAVAVNCEYVSGGRPLAEGDEVAFLPPIAGG
- a CDS encoding enoyl-CoA hydratase/isomerase family protein gives rise to the protein MSTVTDKERSRSREWTATEFDEELIHYRNEGGVAVIEMDDPPANTYTYAFNRQLDEAILRARFDDAAHVIVLRGKGDKFFSAGANINMLNAVTPEFKYYFCLHANETLLRLEHTPKLVIAALNGHTVGGGLEIALAADLRIARKDAGKIGLPEVNLGVLPGTGGTTRLTRVVGKAKAIELMVTGNTYTFEEALEMGVVNQVWEGSSAEWWEQVMDYARQFCPPNKASMAVGHIKRSVQTGSELPIESALALERELQSLLFKSKDAKEGLAANVEKRTPKFSGR
- a CDS encoding molybdenum cofactor biosynthesis protein MoaE, producing MARLTAAPLRLADLIAEARRDSDGAIASFVGVVRNHHEGLPVESIEYAAYGEMAERELAAIERELAAAFPETRTLIRHRIGPLRVGDESVAIVAVSPHRADAFAACREAIENVKRRVPIWKLERGPGRQPGWVDPTKEREPR